In Citrus sinensis cultivar Valencia sweet orange chromosome 3, DVS_A1.0, whole genome shotgun sequence, the sequence TCACACAATCAAACTGAAAACTTGAACTGGTAGGATCCCATATCGATTCATAACCCTTGGAAGACAGACTTGCCATGGGAATACATTCAGTGTGCAAATCACTCTCAGAATtaaattgatgattttgacaAGCTTCTGTTTTTAACCATGACAAGCCAGCAGGTCTATCTGGGCTTGAGTCAGATTGTGGGGTTTGAATAACATTTCCACTTCCAAATGTATCCGCGGAGAATGGAGAATTTTCTGCATTAAAATCATAACGACCCTTCTTCTCATCTTCCAAATCAGCAGCCTTGCAAATAGGAATACGGTTGGGCGAAGATGAAATAACCAAATTTTCATGAAAAGTATCCGAAATTCCTTGAAATTCAGGAACTCCACAAGGAGAACATAAAGAATTACTCCCCCTCCTAGTAATAATAGATACCCTCCTATTACTGTTTTTATTACACAAATCCAAACTAATCTCATCGTTGAATAAACTAGAAGAAGGTGAATGAATCTGAAATTTACGTGATCCATTTTCAGTATTTTCCTTTTGCTCGTCATCCTCCTCACTACAAGGAGACAATAGCCAATGCATGCAAGCCTCAGCAGGTAAAGGCACAATAGAGACCCTTCTAGAGTTATCAACAACTCcaacaatattttctttattattccCTTCACGTTCTTCAAAACTAGCAGCAGCCTTGGCAGAACCAAAGTCTAGCATATTGTTATCACCTACAGTCAGTAACCCTCTAGGCCTACATTTCCTCTTGTCAGTAATCCCAGACACAACATGGCCAGCACCATAACAAGCAGGCGTCCTACTTGTTGCTGTTACAGATAGGCCAGACTGTGCATGTAACTCTGGAGACACTGAGGCCTGAATAGGAGGGGTTCTATTTCTGCTACCACTGCCATTTGACAACTTCTCAACATCCACAACATCATCACCAACAATAACCTTTTTGTCTACTGCACAATCTAAGCCTGACTCAGTTGCTATCTTACTCAAAGGAGTCAAATCCACAACATTACCATCACAAAACCTAACGTCAGGCCCAGAAGTCACTTTATTTATGGGACTGCCACCGGTATCCAAAATCGAAGAAATTTTACACTTTGATACATTTCTCGAACTGGATTTCTTCCCAGATTGCAACTGGTACAAAAAAGTACTATCTTTCTTTACTTTCTCCCCTTTCCCCAAACTGGGTTTCTGTAAAATGCTGCGTCTCGATGGTTTTGACAGATTGGGAGCAGATTTTGGGGTAGTTTTAGCTAAAGTTTTGATCTTTACGGGCCTATCAATTAAAGGGGTTTTCGAATTCGAAGAAGAAGagtgagaaagaaagaacCTGAGACAACCCTTTGGAGCTTCAATGCTGCTGGTGCTGGTGCTGCAACTATTGTTGTTGCCGCTGCTGTTATTGATAATGGTGGTGTTGAGATTTTGCAAAGGGTTTCTAGAACATTGCTGCTGcttctttgttctttgttcAATCTTTTTTGAGCAGTTTCTGTTTAGggattttgttgattttaaagatgatgatgatgattttgaagGTGGGTTCATTTCGTGATCGTGAAGCACTGAAAGGACAGTGCTACAAAAATGAGATCTACTTGACAGTTGCTTGTAACGGgaagtgattttgatttgaaaatcGATGGGAGGGAGAAAGATTGAATTTCTTCAATTACTGATTTGCCCTTGTTTTGGTCTTTAATTACTGATTTGCCATTATACTTTTGACTGAATTTGGGAATTATTGGGCTGCAGCCTGCAAGTGCGCCTTTTGGGCCTGAACGGACCCACCAAAAAATTTAGCACTTGGGCTTTGGCCTTTGAGTTTGAGGAAATCTCTCAAACTGATactaataattcaataaacaaAGTTAGCATCTGTTCATTAGGTATCTCATCCCATGCCAAACCAAGCTTCACTAGCACAGAGCCCCATAATGTACTAAAAACTCAACTCTTGAAGAGTAGAAATTTAACTGAACATCCCAAACAAAACAGGAATTTAGCTCAACATACCTCAGTACACTTGTTGATTAACAAATACCATCAAGACCAAAATACATATCTATTTATACTAActcaaaaaatattgaagtttCATAACGTATGATGTATGCTGTACATAGGTAATGTTATTGCTAGTGTATTAACAttcaaatcaacaaaaattgGAGCTTAAAAATCACAAGAACCTACTGTGAGTTTAACACCCCGAGGCAACTTAGCTTTTAGCATGTTGGTACTATTTTTAAGTGTTGTTCTCTTCCTAGAACCGGAAGGTTTAATAATCATCTTTTCAAGCATAGTTGCATTTTCGAATACGTAAAATGCAAgttcaaaatcaatttcacGCCCATTAAACCCTTGTAATTCCACCAGCTTGAGGTGTTGATGAGAGTGTTTAGAAATCTGATGTCGTTTTTTTCCAATCCTTCGGCCATTATTCCATATCTGCAACAACAaaaaggatatatatatatatgatcatTCTTGTTAGAGATAACAGATAATATGTAAAACTCGAACATTTGCCTACAAGTAGTGAAACTAGTTGGTTTCAAAAGTATATGGCGCAAAAC encodes:
- the LOC102613247 gene encoding uncharacterized protein LOC102613247 produces the protein MNPPSKSSSSSLKSTKSLNRNCSKKIEQRTKKQQQCSRNPLQNLNTTIINNSSGNNNSCSTSTSSIEAPKGCLRFFLSHSSSSNSKTPLIDRPVKIKTLAKTTPKSAPNLSKPSRRSILQKPSLGKGEKVKKDSTFLYQLQSGKKSSSRNVSKCKISSILDTGGSPINKVTSGPDVRFCDGNVVDLTPLSKIATESGLDCAVDKKVIVGDDVVDVEKLSNGSGSRNRTPPIQASVSPELHAQSGLSVTATSRTPACYGAGHVVSGITDKRKCRPRGLLTVGDNNMLDFGSAKAAASFEEREGNNKENIVGVVDNSRRVSIVPLPAEACMHWLLSPCSEEDDEQKENTENGSRKFQIHSPSSSLFNDEISLDLCNKNSNRRVSIITRRGSNSLCSPCGVPEFQGISDTFHENLVISSSPNRIPICKAADLEDEKKGRYDFNAENSPFSADTFGSGNVIQTPQSDSSPDRPAGLSWLKTEACQNHQFNSESDLHTECIPMASLSSKGYESIWDPTSSSFQFDCVMTPSNSVDLSHYQKVLDDRDSWTSTSTLGYVSQSQMRISWREGLMSRIFEMDEFDSCRYLSDEEEDVGGCDNDLLKPCQNPDVNADERNYEILKNDFGSTEDVDTKTGVKGKGEERVPSQITCSCAESISTDGGGLAASGDSDWTLCYKNHLFQV